TTACCTGAAAATCAAAGTATACATTAGTGACCTTCTTTTGGTATACATTGTGTAACATCAGATAGCCTAAGTTCTGATTCCAAGATGGCATTTAGTTGCTATTTGCTTATAAGCAAGTCATTAACCAATCAGTAACAGGGAGACAGTAATTCCTGCCCTATTTGCCTGTGGGGTTGGCGTAAGAATAGAAACACCGAAAATATTAATGTCTTCATCATGCTGGAAAGCTTCATAGGAAAATAATGTGTAGCATAATTTTACAGTTCCTCTTCTAGGATATTTTATCTGTAACCCATTCATAGGTTTAAGAACTTAGAATAACTGAATTAAAATAGTTGAAATTATCAATCATTGTCTCTGCTGAGAGGAAATTTGAtgcttttgtatattttctgcaCAAGGAATTAGGGCAAAAGAATTAATTTCAgtctttaataatttaaaaaataaagttatggtAGTTGACATATTGACATGTTTGCCTATGACTGCCTGATTTTAGCACCAAAGCGGAGAGAAAGTCCAAATGTGTTAAGTGAaagtttatgtaaaaaaaaatccagtgagcTAGTTATCTTACTCAATGATCTCTTCCGAATTTTTCAGCTACTTTTCAGTGTCTGCATGCTaataaaatttctgatttttttcctgaagtttaATAATAATGCTATGCAGCTTGCATTTCCATTCTGGACCagttcccttctccctctccttctgccTCTCCTCCCATCGAAACTCCTGAATCCACCAACCTACTGAAATGTATTCCTGACAATAATAGATGCACTTTAAGACTTATATACATAATAATTGAAGCATTATGAATGTAAGTGGCTTATTGTAAAGTTCTATCCTTTAGTATAAGATAAGTACATGAAAGAattcattacatttttaattttcctgtttGATAGATTttccttatatatattataaacctccagagaaaaaggaacataagtaaatttacaacaaaaacaCCAACGTTTTATTTCCAGGTTCTCTTATCaacttttaagatttatttgAGACAGTATGATCAATGACTTCATTTTGTTCTGCTTATTATTGTAGGAGTATTTACTATAATTTGgaagtagtttattttttaatttcttgcttaaTTGAAGAATATCCAATAGATTGTGATAATGAATACAGCGTTTATAGAAAGCAGCACATATCAGCTTACTTAATATAACACTAGGTCAATGAGAAAAGAAGGTAACATAATTAAAGACAAGAAACTCTTAAGAAAACTGAGGACAAAAAGGCTTCTTACCAGGTCACTAGATGCATTTAATCTTTTGAAGCTCTGTACTTTAGGAAAAGTCTGATATTTGGCAAATTTTGATAAACATGGATGACTGTGGAATCTTATAGTATCTGAAGTGGCTTTCATAAGGGTCATTGTGAAGTTTTAGGAGACACCTGCCTATGGCAGATGGGGCAATGATGGCAGTCACTAGGGATATTAACAACAGTCAGCTGTCAGGGCATGTCATCCAGACCATCAACAGCTGGTGGAGTACAGCTTTCTCAATTGCTTTCCATGTTTTGGATACTCATATGCCCATTAATAACAGGTAAAATAGCCAATATAGGTCCACATTTACCCATTGAATGTTACATGTATTCTTCCTTTCTCGTATTATTTCATACAGTCCAGATTTTTTTGGACTCATGACAGCATAttggcttttctttcctttcagtttCATGATTCTTAACCCCAAAGTGCTTTTGCTATGGGAACAGAAGGATAAAGTTGGGTCAAAGCCATTATCTAAAACCACCAGCAGCTCCAGTCCAGATTATGAATACTACCATAGCAATCCTAAGGGGCCCTTTATTGGCCCAGACTGGAGCCAAATTGTAGAAGAGCTGCCCCAATTGGGCTTCAGGTTTAGTTCATGGACATAGTGTCTGAAGAAATTTCCATCAGCATAAATATTCCTTGTTTATGAGCTGCCTGGAACTTTAAACACCTAATCCATTCCCATCAGGAACTCACAACAGTTTCTGTCACGCTCTGAAAATAAACCTAGGGATTCTTAACTGACACATAAACAAAAATCCATCAATATCCTTTTCTTGAGATATAGGTTTTGATTTTACTGTgttattttgtggttttgttctatttttgtttagtgcagaaaaaatatttgaaacacaaAGCCTTTCTCTAATGCCATATTTGGGTTTAAATGCTATTTAATATCAAAAAGATTTATCAAAGACAGGTGTGACTCTGCAGGACCATATTAGGAATAGTCATTAATTCCtcttaaaagatgagaaaaaattcCCTCTCATTTTTAGTAAATACTGAAATACAAAGTAGAAGAATACGGGAAGGGtagaaaatttctttctcagTCATTCTTCCTTGATTCTTGCTTCAATTAACAGAGGGAGAAAACATTTTTGATACTGTAATCTGCATGGCACTTTCTATgaggaaattttttttgaaatattgtagaatgtgattttgttttaaaaaccctTAACTAGTCAAGAGACAATAAAGTAGAAATTTGAAGAAAGCATAGGAGATGACAAAAGTTTTTGGTTTATTTAACCTTTCCAGGATTTGCCCAGCTAGGGGTCTGCTTACAGTTGCATTCAGGGCAGAAAAAAGATCTACTTGGAAAATCAGTAAGATACGAAAATTTTTTTAGATGTGATAATTATTTGGTGGTTTTAAAACATAATGGAACTTGGTGATTTAGTTAAGTGAAATATACAGATTTCCAGTAAATGAGCAGATCAGATTGAAATAGATTAgatttgaaaacaattttgcaACTAGACAAATTGTATTTCTTATTCAATGACATGGATTAATAGATAATTAAATTATGCTAATTGGGTACTTATGCTGGTGGTTCCAGACAAACATGTggtcacatttctttttaatgaagtGTATATTTTAGGCATTACTATTTCAATGTTTATTTGTCATTATGAGTTTTATGTTCACTTGAGGCAGTGTTTAATTTAGGTTAAAACTTTTTTATAATgtgaaatttattaatttatttcatattgaTACTTAAACCAATAAACCTAAAATACATGATAGTCTATTACATTTTGTCCATTAGTATTTCCATATGCCTTTCTTAACTGcggaataaatgaaaatatattggtgggtgttttaaagttcattttgtgACTTGAATGCATTACTAAAGCAGGAAACTGAAGTTTCTTCTTTAATCTGAAATCATATAAAATCTACCAGATTgaacaagaaaaactacaataATGATCActcttaatttatttctttcttatcctCTGAAAATATAGCCTATAGAGCCTTCCCTTGGGAAGGTCAAAGCAgtcaaatgtttttaaatctgtATAGTTCCTGTAAAGTAAAATATTCTCATGTAATACGTTCTttaaacagagaaaggaagacatTGAACGAATAGGGTTACATTGTCAGGATTAAATCTAGCAATAGAACCcagatattttaagaatattggcAAACAGATGGTAGCTGATAGAGCACCTCTGCCCATGGGAGGTTAGTATGCTGCTGTTTCTAGGGATGATAAGGTAGGCACCTGTTGTTGAGAATTTTCCTAACTGGCCTTTATAAACAGAAATCCATAAAGGTCATGGCGACTCCTGGTTGCCCCTAGTGTAACAACCTTCAAATTAATATTGCATGAACATTCTCTATCTCTTATGTAAATAATAGTTACTGTAGCTTgacctatttttctctttccttttttaatatagaaaagaattttaaatggtTTACATTAGTGCTGaggttttgtaatttttctgctTCAACCCACATTGTTTTCAGATCTAAATGAGTGTGGCCTGAAGCCTCGGCCCTGTAAGCACAGGTGCATGAACACTTATGGCAGCTACAAGTGCTACTGTCTCAACGGATATATGCTCATGCCGGATGGTTCCTGCTCAAGTATGTCAAGAATCTTAACTGTTTTATAAGTGCTTTGGGCTTGTTTCTGTTGTGCTCTGGGAGCTTGCTTTTGTGAAAGTGGCCTCCCGGGTTCTGCTAAAcaagatgtgtgcatgtgtttatatatgtgccTGAGGAACTGAAAATCAAAATAAGTGGCACCATTTTCGATGTATAATATTCTTCTCTCGTGGGTGCCAATATTAAATTGATTAGGAAATGGTATTTAGATCAAGAATTACAAAACTaagtatgttttctaatttttttttaaaacatgcttaCCTCTGTCTTCTATCTGGGCATAGAAGAATAattccaggttaaaaaaaaaaagaaaaaaaaagaacactactGACTATTTAGGGACTGCTCAGACAGAATCCATCAGGTCTGTTTTGTGATTTTAAATCATTCATAAATACTTtcttacttaatttttatatttcattataaagGCCTTTAGGCTTTTATAGAATTTTAGACTTTAATAATAGTCTAAGACTTctagaaaacaatttcaaataaaaaataaatgaatatgataCCAGAAAAGTAGAATTCATGTATatctttataaggaaaaaaatgtgtgttttctaCCATTTGGATGTATAAGATGGATACATTAgatttgaaaacaattttgtaaCTAGACATATTATTGTGTGGAACCACCAGCATAAGTACCCGATTAGCATAATTTAATTATCTATTAATCCATGTCGTTGAAtaagaaatatacataatatgtcTAATATGCCCTAAAATTCTCTCATTGAATTGCGGTATTCATATGATATCCAACAATTAAtgacttggtttttatttttactgaattgTCATTTAACTGAGTTGCATAAGATAAAAATAgttagctaattttatttaacattgcaTAAGTATAGCATGGAACTTTTTGGAATGAGGTGAATACATGTTTAACATTGTGCAACTCAGTGGGAAATCTGCTGTTCCCCTAGAGAAATTTCATGGGCAGTTGAGACAGTTACTTGGATGTTTAGTTAAGAATAGCATTTAGCTTGAGTACTCTGGAGAAATACCTCAATTCTTCACTTTCCTTGGCCACTGGAAAAATTTCCAGATAATCTATGCACaatagttttatatttgtcttttaatgctttctttcctttccccttttacTTTCTTTAGATGTTTGATAGTTAAGGCCTCTTTGACTTCATTGTTGTTCAGTGTCACTGATTTCAGGACAAGTGAAAAAATATAGCTATTTCCTTTACAGATTTTGTTTTCTACCTGTCTGGGTCAGCCAGTCACTCTCTTTCCAGGTGCCCTGACCTGCTCCATGGCAAATTGTCAGTATGGCTGTGATGTTGTTAAAGGGCAAATACGGTGCCAGTGCCCCTCCCCTGGCCTGCAGCTGGCTCCTGATGGGAGGACCTGTGTAGGTGAGTTGTAAAATCAAGCATCTCTGTCAGCAGCCTCTATAGGATAAAGGGAGAAAGTGAAAGGTGATGGGAgtaaggaaaaaaaggcaattacTTATGTCAGATAATTAGCTGTCTTTCAGAAGATGTCAGATGTCTCAGAAGAGGACATCTCTGTGAATGGATAATGGGAgccttattgtttttaaaatgagaaataggaGGATGCCTCAGGCAGAGGGAACCCTATGTGCAAAGGCACTGTAGTTCAGAGAAGCACAATGTTTAGGGGAATGAGAAGAGCTCAGTATTCCTAGAATGTAAGCGGCAAGTGTGAGCAATGAGTGATGAAGCTGAACAGGTAGACAGGGCTAGATTGTATGTGTTGTACTTCCGGCCTCAGATTTTTTTCTGGTGAATTAGGAAGACAGTGTAGGATTGAGAGTCTGGACTCTTCCATATACTAGATATGTAACCTTAGGCAAGAGACTTTGTTTCTTTGAGCTTGCGtcttcttatctttaaaatggaaataacaccacataGAACTGGCAGGAAGATTGAATGAGATCGTGGATGCAGAGAGTTTAGCACAATACCTAGCATGTAATAATCCTTGAATGAATGGAAGTGTTTGGTGATCAgagatatttactgagtactttcTATACTCCAGACACTGTGCTGAGTGCTAGGATGTATAGCAGTGGACTAAACAGACAAGATTTTGATCCCCACAAAGCTGACATGCTAACAGGggagacagaagagaaataaataccCCATAAAATTACAGACAATGCCAAGTGTTAACATGAGGTattgagagaaaaacagaatgtgTCTATTAGCCTTAAGGTAAGACCTGTATCATTAGCCATGTGAAGAAACAGCCAAGCAGCTGAAGAGATTGCAGGGCACTGCGGTGAGAGAGAGGTTGGCCTATGTGAGGTTTTTCAAAGAAGAAGGCCCATGTAGCTCAAGTACGGGGTGTGAGTATGAGGAGTGGTGGCTTGAGATATAATGGGTGAAGTAGGTGAGGGTGATTTGTTGCAGGGCCTTCAAGGACATGGGGGAGGAATGTGGATTTAATTCAAAGTGCAAGTAGAAATAGTTAAAAGGTTTTGAGCATAGTAATGATCTGATTGTATGTTTTAATGGAATCATTTTGACAGTTGGGTTGGAAATGCTTTGGAGGGGATAAGTAACAGCAAAAGAAGCAGTTTTGAGGCTTTTGTAATGGTCTAACCTGGGAGATGGTGGCCTCAAATAGGGTAGTGATGGTGGATTAAGAGAAAAGTAGAcagaatcaaataatttttttagaggtAGAATTAACTGGACTTGATGATTTGGGAGTTAAAGGAAAGAAGGTTGTTTCTAGTTCAAGAATGACTCAAGTTTCTAGTTTAAGCAACTTGGTGGATATAGCTGCAGTATGTGCTAATATATAGGGTACAAGAAAATAATAACTTGGCTTAGAAGGATGAGTTGAAATTTGGATATGTGGAATTTATGTTGCCTATAGGGGCAGCCAGCTGGATACCATTTATGGTGAGCTACTAGATGCCAGGCAACCGTTTGTAGtcagttatttattttgaaacccaCTCTGTCTTAACATGCCCTTGCTCTTCCTAAAATGCTATTGACTTATGTTTCTAGATGTTGATGAATGTGCTACAGGAAGAGCCTCCTGCCCTAGGTTTAGGCAATGTGTCAACACTTTTGGGAGCTACATCTGCAAGTGTCATAAAGGCTTCGATCTCATGTATATTGGAGGCAAATACCAATGTCATGGTAATGAAACCCAACCATTGCTTGCTTTGTGTTGTTTCTTCCTAGAGCACTGAAAGATCTTGTAATTGTGGTGATGACTGGAATGTGAGGGGCAGGGAAGAGTACTGGCATTAAGTTGAACAAACCAATAGACATCCAATTCAACCACTGGTAGTTCCCAGTCTGCATGtactttatttcttctgtttatcTGCCAATTTTATGTAGATCAACACATtgccaaaaaaaaatcattgttgaaactgtatatatttttcatgcCATCATATTTATCTCCTAAATAAGCCTCTTTGTTTCCTACTTTCTGATGCAGACATAGACGAATGCTCACTTGGTCAGTATCAGTGCAGCAGCTTTGCTCGATGTTATAACATACATGGGTCCTACAAGTGCAAATGTAAAGAAGGATACCAGGGCGATGGACTGACTTGTGTGTGTGAGTAGTACTTGTCTCTCAGCTTTAAATTCTAGCAGGAAATATAGGATTACACAAAGGCCATCGCTAGGGAAGATAAGGAATAAGATTATCAAAGAAGTATAATCGCCATAATTGGTTATTTTTGTCTGTGATTTCCACAAACAATAAAATCACTTGCTCAGGTACTTGTAAAAACTAAGGACTCAGTAATACACTATAATCTTAAGAGTTTGAATCTCTTCACTGAAAtctctcaatattttctttttagctaAAAAGAAGTTATAGAGTCCTCTCTGAGAATTTACTTTTGTTAAAATCAGAAATACATGTTTGCCATTAGTATTAGATTTTGATGGTGGGATAATCTGAATATATTCTACATTTTTCACTCTGTTTTATGCCTCCTAACTCTactattaaaaaaatcattcccggccaggcacggtggctcatgcctgtaattctagcactttcggaggccatagtggcaggattgtttgagactaggagttcaagaccagcctgggcaacataacgagacccatctctacaaaaataaatttaaaaattagccaggtgcagtgcgcatacctgtagtcccagctactcaggaggctgaggtaataggatcacttgagcctgggatctTAAGACTGCCATGAGCCCAGTGAactgtgaccatgccactgcactccagcttgggcaagagagcgagaccctgtctcaaaagaaaaaaaaaaaaaagtcattccctTATTTATTTCCTCTACATTCAGaactgttttgcttttaaatgttttaaaagttttatttggaGTAGTGGTTATGTAGTAGATAAACATGAAAAAGCCCAAAAGTCATAATTTAACATACATTTCATGTGacagaagataattttttaaatttcctgagtaaaatatttactgaaaaccaTGGTGCATAAAATCATGGGGATTAAAGGGTTTTTAAAGAGTCATGTAGTCATTCCCACTCTGGAGTATATCATTCCAGGCAGATTAAATATTGGTTCTTTTTGGTGAAGATTATCAAGGAAAAAGATGCCACAGATGATCTTTGCAAcctctgaaaatgtctttttaaaagcaGTTGTATCTATCAGTAAAGGGGAAGAAAAACCGACTATAAAACAATATGTAGAACATTTACTCAAACTGTATTTATGCGAATTGAATTTATATAAAGTGTGGATAAGAAAAGTATTTGTCTTTAGACAATTCTAAACACACTTTTATAATATACATGTAGCATAGGGATACAGCATAGATTCTAACTATGcatttcttatattaaaaaatttagaatgtctctgcattttaaaaattctcattagTTGTTGTCTGTTTCCACTGCACAAATATTTAAAACGTTTTTATGTTGCAAATAATACATATTCTTTATGGAAACACACCAATATATTTGTTACATACATGCAAAGGatgaatatatgtacatatatgaatacgtatgtatgtgttttatatacacacacacatatatttgttatTTGGAAAATAGTATGACTTACAGTAGGTAATATTCTGAATTTGAAAAATGATACTAGTTGTCATGAGATGTTTTTATGTGTCTGTCAGTATAATGCTTCACTCTTTAGGGAGGAATGGTTACATACTAATTTAAGTCTTTGACTCTTTCAGATATCCCAAAAGTTATGATTGAACCTTCGGGTCCAATTCATGTACCAAAGGGAAATGGTACCATTTTAAAGGGTGACGGAGGATATAATAATAGGATTCCTGATGTTGGAAGTACTTGGTGGCCTCCGAAGACAACATATATTCCTCCTATCATTACCAACAGGCCTACTTCTAAGCCGACAACAAGACCTACACCAAAGCCAACACCACTTCCtacaccaccaccacctctgccaACAGAGCTCAGAACACCTCTACCAGCTACAACCCCAGAAAGGCCAACCACCAGACTGACAACTATAGCACCAGCTGCCAGTACACCTCCAGGAGGGATTACAGTTGACAACAGGGTACAGATAGATCCTCAGAAACCCAGAGGAGATGTGTTCAGTAAGTCTAATAAATGTTAGCACATTTTCAGTAGGCTCATTTATAATGACTTTTCAACCACAGGCCATGCCTTGAATAAGAATGAAACTTGTATAAAGAACTAGTTATGTAAAGTCATATGTCCCTATTGACAAATATTATAAAGAGCTGCATAAAGAGTCAGTCTAATTGGGCAAGTAAAAATGTATGTAGCAACGGAAAGAATATCACAAAGTCATATGGTAGATGACAGCTCTTAGCCAGTATGGGAATTCTGACATAGTTAGATTT
This portion of the Rhinopithecus roxellana isolate Shanxi Qingling chromosome 2, ASM756505v1, whole genome shotgun sequence genome encodes:
- the NPNT gene encoding nephronectin isoform X3; amino-acid sequence: MDFLLALVLVSSLYLQAAAEFDGRWPRQIVSSIGLCRYGGRIDCCWGWSRQSWGQCQPFYVLRQRIARIRCQLKAVCQPRCKHGDCIGPNKCKCHPGYAGKTCNQDLNECGLKPRPCKHRCMNTYGSYKCYCLNGYMLMPDGSCSSALTCSMANCQYGCDVVKGQIRCQCPSPGLQLAPDGRTCVDVDECATGRASCPRFRQCVNTFGSYICKCHKGFDLMYIGGKYQCHDIDECSLGQYQCSSFARCYNIHGSYKCKCKEGYQGDGLTCVYIPKVMIEPSGPIHVPKGNGTILKGDGGYNNRIPDVGSTWWPPKTTYIPPIITNRPTSKPTTRPTPKPTPLPTPPPPLPTELRTPLPATTPERPTTRLTTIAPAASTPPGGITVDNRVQIDPQKPRGDVFIPRQPSNDLFEIFEIERGVSADDEAKDDPGVLVHSCNFDHGLCGWIREKDNDLHWEPIRDPADFKKKDTKCEEKHVISFILKA
- the NPNT gene encoding nephronectin isoform X2 — its product is MDFLLALVLVSSLYLQAAAEFDGRWPRQIVSSIGLCRYGGRIDCCWGWSRQSWGQCQPVCQPRCKHGDCIGPNKCKCHPGYAGKTCNQDLNECGLKPRPCKHRCMNTYGSYKCYCLNGYMLMPDGSCSSALTCSMANCQYGCDVVKGQIRCQCPSPGLQLAPDGRTCVDVDECATGRASCPRFRQCVNTFGSYICKCHKGFDLMYIGGKYQCHDIDECSLGQYQCSSFARCYNIHGSYKCKCKEGYQGDGLTCVYIPKVMIEPSGPIHVPKGNGTILKGDGGYNNRIPDVGSTWWPPKTTYIPPIITNRPTSKPTTRPTPKPTPLPTPPPPLPTELRTPLPATTPERPTTRLTTIAPAASTPPGGITVDNRVQIDPQKPRGDVFIPRQPSNDLFEIFEIERGVSADDEAKDDPGVLVHSCNFDHGLCGWIREKDNDLHWEPIRDPAGGQYLTVSAAKAPGGKAARLVLPLGRLMHSGDLCLSFRHKVTGLHSGTLQVFVRKHSAHGAALWGRNGGHGWRQTQITLRGADIKSVIFKGEKRRGHTGEIGLDDVSLKKGHCSEER
- the NPNT gene encoding nephronectin isoform X1: MDFLLALVLVSSLYLQAAAEFDGRWPRQIVSSIGLCRYGGRIDCCWGWSRQSWGQCQPFYVLRQRIARIRCQLKAVCQPRCKHGDCIGPNKCKCHPGYAGKTCNQDLNECGLKPRPCKHRCMNTYGSYKCYCLNGYMLMPDGSCSSALTCSMANCQYGCDVVKGQIRCQCPSPGLQLAPDGRTCVDVDECATGRASCPRFRQCVNTFGSYICKCHKGFDLMYIGGKYQCHDIDECSLGQYQCSSFARCYNIHGSYKCKCKEGYQGDGLTCVYIPKVMIEPSGPIHVPKGNGTILKGDGGYNNRIPDVGSTWWPPKTTYIPPIITNRPTSKPTTRPTPKPTPLPTPPPPLPTELRTPLPATTPERPTTRLTTIAPAASTPPGGITVDNRVQIDPQKPRGDVFIPRQPSNDLFEIFEIERGVSADDEAKDDPGVLVHSCNFDHGLCGWIREKDNDLHWEPIRDPAGGQYLTVSAAKAPGGKAARLVLPLGRLMHSGDLCLSFRHKVTGLHSGTLQVFVRKHSAHGAALWGRNGGHGWRQTQITLRGADIKSVIFKGEKRRGHTGEIGLDDVSLKKGHCSEER